CCGACGCTGCTGCGCTACGAAGGCTCCGCCTTCGTCATCGACCCGAAGGGCGAGAACGCCGCCATCACCGCGCGGGTCCGCCGCGACCAGCTGCGGCAGGACATCCACATCCTGAACCCGTGGAACGAACTCGCCGAGACCTACCAGAGCCGCGGCTTCGTCACGGCGACCTACAACCCGCTCGACATCCTAGACCGGGACGACCCCAACGTTGTTGCGATTGCGCAGTCATTGGCGGGGGCTATTTGCCCCGCGCCATCGAACGCGAAAGACCGCTTCTGGCAGGGAAGCGCGTCGAACGTCCTGGCCGCCGTGTTCCTCTGGCTGGCCGACCAGCCAGGAGAACGAAAGACGCTTGGTCGTGCGCGGGAGATCGTCAGTCTCACGCGCAAGAAGTTCACGGCGGAATACCTCATCCCGATGGCGGCGAGCGAAGCCTTCTCCGGCGCCATCCGCGAGATGGCCGCGCCCTTCATCGACCTCGCCGATGAAACCTACAGCGGCGTGATGTCGAACCTGAGCGAAAGCACCAAGTTCTTGAGCGACCCGCAGGTGAAGGCGGCGACCGCCACGTCATCGTTCTCGATGGAAGACCTGGCAGCCAAGTTGACCACCGTATACGTGGTCATCCCGACCGACCGGATGGACACGCAGAAGACCTGGCTGCGGCTCATCATCGCCGCCGCGATGCACACGTTCAAGCGCCCGAAACAACGCCGGGTGTCCAAGCACCGGACCCTGTTCCTGATCGACGAGTTCGCGGCCCTCGGCCGGCTCGACGACCTGCCGCGAGACATCGCCACCATGGGCGGCTTTGGGGTGGATTTTGCGCTGGTGGTGCAGGGCCTCGACCAGCTCAAGGACCACTACGGCGAGGCGAAAGGCACCATCCTCTCGAACTGCGCCTACAAGTGGTTCTGCGACGTGAACGACCTGGAGAGTGCCAAATACCTGAGCGACACGCTCGGCAAAGCGACGGTCACCACCACCAGCACCGCCGCCTCGACCTCGGCCGGCCCCGGCGGCGGCAGCAGCAGCGAGAGCACGACCCACAGCGAGACTGGCCGGTTCCTGCTCAACCCCGACGAAGTCCTGAACCTCGGGAAGAACGTGGCCATCACCATCCAGCCCAACGGCCACGCCCAATACGTCAGACCGGTCGATTACTGGAACCTTCAGAAGGCCTTCGGCTACCTCCGCGAAGGCCACCCCTCCCTTTATTGGGAACCCCCACTGACGTACGACCCGAACCCCTATGTGGAGACCGACGCTACTGTGCTCGCGGAAGCTCCCGACGAGCCTGCCTTCAACTCGCGGTCTGGCGGTTGAACGCTAGCATCGTTGGGCGTAGGCTGAGGCTTGGCCTCGTAACTGGGCCCGCGAGGCCCGACGGAAACTCTGGGCTCCACTGGGGGATGGGTGGAAAAGGCTGTCCTCGCGCTCGCGGGCGCGATTACCTTTCTTCACTTATTGAAAATATTTATTAATGATTTGGCCGGGATCATTCGTCAAACCTATAAGGCCTATCGAATGATTAATCGAATGATTAGAGGCCTTTAGAGCCTCACGGCCCTGGCGCCCGGCAGCCAGGGCCGTCGTACTTCAGGCAGAGCATCGGGTGCCGAGCCGACCGACGTAACCAGGCATCCCCCAAACAAGATCGAACGGCGACGACCGCGCGGGAAAGTCGTGCGACGAGGGCCAGAAGTGACGGGTATTTGGCGCTGGCGTTAACCCATATTAACGACGAATCTGGTACAATTCCCCTATCGACTCGCCTTCGCACCGACGTTAAGTTTTCAGCAATCAGTCGGTGCTATTCTGGAAAATAGGACGGCCGCAGCACGTATTATCGTGCTTTGCAAGCCATGTGCGGTGCAACCGCACAACCGCCTCGATACCGAGGCTAGGCTTGGCAAGGGAGGTGACTTCGTCCTCCCGTTGCATCCCTCCGGACCAGGGGCTAGAGCGCCCCGTGGACCCCTGCGCGGGGGCAATGAATGCCGCGCAGCGAGGCTTTGCCTTGCACCACCAGGCCGTTCCGCCTGGACCTGACCGGGGGCTTTCGCGCCACCCGGACCCACGACCAGGAGTATCCCTCCTGGACCTGGACCAGCATCTGCTGGACCGATCAGGGGCTCGTGCCGCCCCATGAACCGGGCAGGTCATTGCGGCGCATACCAAGGCGAAAGGAAGCGGCATGGCAGGCAGCAACAAGAGGCGTCGGGGCAAGGTCATTGTGTCCCGCTGCCTGGACGACGAATTCAACATCATCGCCGCGAAGGCCGATAGGGCCGGGCTTTCCCTGGGCGCCTTCACGCGCGCGGCCCTACTCGGAGATGCAGGTGCCCGCGCCCAGCGCCGCCCGCCGGCCGACCATGTGGCCCTGCGCCAAATCCTCGGCCACGTCGGGCGCATCGGGAACAACATCAACCAGATCGCCCGCGCCCTGAACGCCCAGGAGACCGCGAAGCTTGAGGACCTGCCGGAGGCTCTGACGGCTTACCTCGATATCCGAAAGGCGATATTCGAGGCCCTCGGCAAGAACCCCGGACCGGGCAAATGATCATCAAGGGTGCCAGCCGCGCTGCTCCAGCCCAGCTCGCCCGGCACCTCCAGCGGCGCGACACGAACGAAAAGGTTCAAGTCCTCGAGCTTCAGTCGCCCGCGCCTGATTTGGGCGAAGCATTCCGGGACTGGCAGACACTCGTCGAGGGCACGCGCGGCTTCAAGGGGCTCTACCACGCCAACATCGACCCCGCCGCGAACTACACCATGACCCCGGAACAATGGCAGCGCGCCGTCGAAGTCCTCGAAAAGGAACTCGGCCTCGAAGGCCAGCCGCGCGCCGTCGTCAAGCACGAGAAACATGGACGTGAACATATTCACGTCGTCTGGGCACGCACGGACATCGACGAGATGGTGCTGCGCTCCGACAGCCAGAACTATCAGGCGCATGAACGCGCCAGCCAGAAGCTGGAGATGGAGTTCGGGCACGAGCCTGTTCCCGGCAAGCACGCGAAACGCGACCGCGAGAAGCAGCCGGAATTCCCGCGCGCCGAAGCCAATCACGCCGAGTGGCAGCAGGGCGAGCGCACGGGCCTGCGTCCCGCGGAGATGAAGGAACAGATCACAGCCCTCAAGCAGGCCTCCGACAACGCCCAGGCCTTCAAGGCGGCGCTCGAAGAACACGGCTATGTGCTTGCCAAGGGCGACCGCCGCGACTTCGTGATCATCGACCCGGCGGGACAGGTGCACAGCCTCGGCCGGCAGATCGACGGCATGAAGGCAGCGGAACTCCGTGCGTTCATGAAGGACATCAACCCGCAAACGCTCCCGAACGTCGAGGAAGCCAAAGCTCAAAAGCAAGCGCCGAAGAAAGCCGAGGCTCCGGCTTCGCCAGAAGACGCCACCAAAGTGCCTGAACTCGCCCCTGACCCGGTTCAGGCCCAGAGGGAGGCCCAGAGGGAGGTTGAGAGGGAAGCGCTCCGCCAGGCCGTCGTCGCCCGCCATGACGAAGGGGCGCACCGGATGGTTGAGAAGCAGACGGCGGAACTCGGCCAGCTCCGGCAGACCCTTGAGGTGGACACCCGCAAGAAGCTCGAACGTCTTGAAGCCAGCCACAAGGCGCGGGCCGAAGCCCAACGCCGACGGCTCGAACAGGAGAAGGCATCCATAGGCGTCACCGGCTTGATCGATTCCATTCGCGACTTTCTTTCTCCCGCCAGAGTGGCCGAGCGCGAAGCCGACGTGCAGCGCGAACAACAGAAACTCGCGGAGCGTCAGAAACAGGAGCGGGACGCTTACGCCGACACGTTGCAGCAGACGAAGGAACTCGAAATCGAGAACCTGACCGAGCGTCAGGCGCAGCAGCGCCGCGACCATGTCACCAAAGGCGAGGCGGAACTCGAACGCTATCTTCGTGAGCACGAAGCAGCCCGCCAGATTCAGGCAGAAGTTGAAGAGCGCGAAAGGCTGCGTGAACAGGAACGGACAAGGGACGGTCCCGAACGACCACCACCGCGCGCACGATAAGCGGCTCACGCTTTTTGCGACCAAAGCTGAGCCGCTTCTTTAACCAGGTTGCCAAGGCTTGCCCGACCATCTCGCGCGTCGTGGAAGGCGCCGCCGCGCTCATGCCGCCGATGCCGGACATGTTCTACTCGCGGTTCCTGATGAAGCCACGACCGAGGCTCAGTCGTCTCTTCAATCAGGTTGCAGCGCGTCCGTTCATCTCGCGATTCATGAAAGGCACCGCCGCACTCATGCCGCCGATGCCGGATATTTTCTCGTCGCGGTTTCTGTCAAAGCCGCGACCGCCAGACCGGCACCTGCGCCCGCACTGGCGGCCCGGAAAGCCCAAAGGTCCCAGTCGCTGAAGAAGGCCGGTGCGGTTCCGACTTCCCGATTGCCGGCAAGTCGCGCGGCAGCCTCAACAGCCCAAGCTATAATCCCGTCCATGGCTCACAACGAAAGCACCGGCAAGAAGGCCGCTTCAGCGGCAAGCAAAGTGTTGAGGTCGCCGAGTTCATCGAAGGCCGCCAAGAGCGCCGCCGCCTCTGCCCTGACGCAGAGAAAAGGGAAGCACTAAAAGGCGGCTGCCGCGACTGGTTCCTGTGGAGTCGCCTGACTCCTGACGGGAGTTCTGCGCTCTGACATTGGTTCTGTCTCGGTGAGATACCCAATCGTGTGACCGGGCGGCGGGTGGCCCGTCCCGCTAACGACGGCGAGTTCTTTCAGTAAGTGCGTCCGTCACGACGCCGCCTCGATCTGCGGCGCGTCCTTTTTCGCCCCGTGACGGGTAGTTCGTTCCAGGCACGGGTAGTCCTTTCCCGCACCCATCGCATTCGATCGTGCGCGCATCGCCGAGTGTTTCGGGAACAACGAACAAAGGCCTCCCGCATCGGCCACAGTTCGCACGGACGGCGTTCTCTGGTTGAGCCATGCAGAACGGATCGCAAACGACGGGCCATCGCCTGCGAAGGGCAACGCGGCATCTATCTCGACTGCCGACGGACAGGCATTCAGAACGTCACGTTGAAGGCGCCGTTCGTGACCGCCTTCGTTCCGGTGGTGCCGCCGCCCGGCGTGAGGGGCACGGCGGAGAGCGAGAATGTTCCCGACGCGCCCGTGGCGCTGATGGCGGTGATCGTCACGGTGCCCGTGCCTCCCGACAGGATGCCCTGGACGTTCATCGGATAGTTGACGGCCCAGGTGGACTGCAACCCTGCCGCACCCACTTTCCGGGTCACCAGCGCCGACAGTTCCGCGGCGCGATCGTCGACCGTGTAGGTGCCGGGCCGCCCGCCGGTCTTCAGCATGAATACGATGTCGGTGACGGACTGGTCCGTTGAATCAGAAGCGCCAACCTGGATGTAACCGTTCGATGGAATATACGTCGCGCGCCGGACCGCGTTGGCGCACCAGCCGGCGCCGTCCACCGTGGCGCTCATCGCGAAGCTCGTGATGCCGGTGCAGGCGGCGGGAGCGGGCGCTGGCGTTGGTGTCGCGCTCACGGTTGGCGATGCTGCCGACGTCGGCGTCGTGCTGCCGCCGCCACAGGCGGCGAGACTCAGCGTGAGAACAACAGCGAGGGTGAAACGCGTCATCGGCACCTTCCTTCGCGCGCTGGCATTCGCAGCGCACCGGATCAATAGAAGTCTCTGAGAGAGCTACGGACAATCGAGGTGCCGGCTGCCGCCGGTGACCGTGACCGTATTGCCGCGGTCATCGGTTCCGGTAAACGTTTCGGTGAAGGTGCGGCCGGTCGGGAACTCCGCAAGGGCGAACCCCCCATGGCACACCGAGCCGTTGGGCGGGATGCGCGCGCCTGACGTGCCGCAGCCGTTGAAAGCGCTCGCGAACGGAAAAGTGTTCTCGAAAGAGTTGGTCCTCCAGCTCGTGATCGTCACGCCGATTCCGTTTGTCTCCCGAAGATAGGTCGTCTGCGGCCAGCGATACGACCAGAAGCCCGGGTTCAAGACAACCATGCAGGGAGCGGGGTCGGGGGAATAGGTCAGTTCAAGCCGCGCCGACGTTGCGGCGGCGCTCACGGTGTTCGAGAAGGACGAGGCGCTGCCGACCTGCCCGTCAGGCGCCTTCACATTGAATAACGTGCGGAACGTGCTGGCCGGAATTGTCTGAGCGAATTGCATGACCAGGGAGATGTCGGCCGTGGAGCCAGGCAGCGTGAGTGCGTAGTACTCGCCGGCCGCAGCCTCCGCGACAGACAGGTAGACAACATTGAACGGTGCCGCTCCCGTCAGGCGAACGAGTGTGGAACCGCCCTGTGCCGCGGAACTGTTCGCAGCCGCGACGGTTATGGTCGGTCCGCCATTCGCGGCGGGCGGCGTGCCCGTGGTTCGGGCAGCGGCGGTGCCGCCGATCGTCTGCAGGCCGCTCACGAAGGCAGTGATGGCGCCGGACGCGGTCGTGGGAGTCGGTGCGGTCGGGTTTGTTGCGGAAGCCTTGCCGCCGCCGCAGGCGACGCAAGCAACACCGAACCCAAGAGCGAGAACGAAACGCATCATCGTCATGTCCTTTGCCTGTGTCTCGCTGCACCGACGCCTATTGCTTCGTGGCCGTCCACGTCAGCGTGTAAGTGCCGCTGCAAAGGGCAACCGAGACGCTCTCGCCCACCAGATTGATCGAGGTCGTGCCGGAAGCGGCGGTGTCCGACGTGAAGGTTCCCGCGAGCGACCGGACAAATCGACTGGACGTGAACAGGAAGCGGCCATTTGCGATGGGCACCGGCGGGAAGGCCGTGTTGGTCGGCGAAATCAGGCTCGCCGTAAAGGAGCGCTGGCAGATCCCCGTCAGCAGCACCGTCACCGTGTTCGCGGCGCTCACCGTAAACGACATCGGGATCGGAACGGAGGTGCCCTCCTGGAGGGCCGTTCCGCTCCATGTCCCCGCGAAGCTTCGCTGGGCGAGGGTGAAGTTCTGGCTCTGGTTCGACGTGAGCGTCACACCCTGGGACGACGGGGCGTAAGCGCCCGCCGTCGCGGTGACGGTGAATCCCGCCTGCTGCAACCCGGTGACGCTGTAGTTGCCCGTCGCATCGGTGACCGCCGACTTTCCGGCGTTGGCGCCGTCCGTGACCGACACGGTGGCGCCCGCGACCGGCGCCGAGGTCGCGCTGTCGGTCACGCGCCCGCTCAGCGTATAGAGCGTCACGGTCGGCGTTGGGATGGGCGCTGCAACGGTCGGCGTGGGTGACGTGGGCGTGGGTGAAGTAGCCGTTGCGCCGCCGCACGCGGCGGCGCCGAGCGCCAGCGCGGACACCAGGAGTCGTTTGATCAATGGAAGCCTCTCGAAGCGCGCGGTGGAGTGACCTGGCCGGTTCAAGATCGTCTGTAGGTTATAACCTATTTGTCGTTCATAGACTACACACCATCATCGGCGGGTGTCCAGCGACATCTGCGTGCGGCTCGGGAAACGCATCCGGGAACTGCGCAAGGAAAAAGGCTGGACGCAATTTGAAATGGCGGAGCGGTCCGGCATCGACCGCAGCTACCTGGCGGAAGTGGAGACGGGGAAGATCGAGATTTGCCTCAGGAATCTCGAAGTGATCGCCCAGACCTTCGATCTTGAGCTGCACCAGTTTGTGAAATTGCCGAAGGGCAAGTAACGGCGATTCGCCGCATCTTCGGTTATCTGTTTCCCAGGAACTTACTACTCAGGGCCGCGCGGGCGCTTTCGTCACTCCACAAAAGGCGCTCGGGGCTGCCGCGCTCGATGGTGCGCCGTCTGCGGCGCACCTGGGTGTCTTTCGGTAGAGGCTTCAGGAGCCAGCCCTTTTTCTCGCTGAGGATGGCATTGCTGCGGACGAGAAGTTCGACCCATCCATCGCCACCATCGCGGAGGACTTCGGCGACGACCATCCGCTCGCCGGCATTCACGGCGCGGCCACGCCGCCGACGCCGTTTCTCCCACGCGGCTTCCTTCCAGCGGATCACATCCGCCTCGATAAAGTTGCCGCCGCATGGAATCCAGCCCGTCACGCCTCTCGCCCTTTCAATCCTTTCTCTCTGAGAAAAGCGCACTTGCGTCCGCGGCACAAGGGGGCACCGCCGAAAAACCTCAAGATTGCGCGGCGCCCGGATGCTCTGTAAATGGGATCGGCCGGAACACGCGGCGAAGGCGGCGAGCTGCCTTGTGAGCAGGTCGAGCAATGGGCGCGCAACTTATGTAACATCGGTCGGCGGGCGCCGGGCCTTCGGGGATGACCCTGATGGCAAGCCAGGGAATGAGCAGTAGATGGCGAATTGGAGCGATCAGTTCCGGGCGCGGATGGAGACATTCGGCGGGGCGCGGCGCGCCGCGCCGGGTGAAGTCCCCGTCTCGATCAAGGTCCGCGTCACTTCGGGTTGTTTTCACCGCGAACACTCCCCGCACGCCTACGCGCTTATTGACGCGGAGTTGCAGCAGGCTGATCTGGCCGCTGACCGGCTCGCCTTTGAGGAACACGAAAGCGGCCCCGAAGTACTGGCTTACGTCGCCCTTGCGGCCGCGGGAGTCGGCCTCGCAAAGTCCGTCATCGATCTCGTCGTCGCAATCTTGAAAGCAAGATCGGAGAGCGTGCGGAAGGGCGACAGGCCGTCAGACCCGCTGGAAGTGGTGGTCCGCCGTTTCGATGAGAGCGGCCAGGTCCGCGACGAAATTGCCTTCAGGATGGGTCACGCTGATCCCGTGCGGAGAACGGAAGTCGAGAGACAATTGCTCGATGCACTGAACAGATTGCTGCGGCCCAAGGCGGCGGGGGACAAACCGGGCGACAAGCGCAGGTTGGCGCCGCCCAAGGGACGGCGTCGTCGTTGAGACGCGGACAGGCCCGCTCACCGGGCATCAGGGCACTTCTGACGCGGTTCCGGATGCGGCAGCCGGCAGGCGAGAGTACAGTGCTTGAAGTGAACCGCGGCGCGATGAGCCTCCGCCATGCCGATTGAATACGAGCGACACGATGAGACACGCCGGATACGGGTCACCGCAAGCGGCGCGTTGACGCTCCGGGATGTCCTGGCCGTCATCGACCGCCAACTGGCTGAGGGCGCCTGGTCGTACAGCATGTTGTACGACGCACGCGACCTGACGACGATGCCGAGCGCGGACGACGTGCGCCAGCTGGCGACGCGTGTCGAGGCTCTGGCGCAAAAGCATGGCCCGCGCGGCGCGATCGCCATCGTGACCAGCTCCGACGCCGTCTACGGCACGGCGCGGATGTATGCAGCGCTCAGCCAGCAGCCGCGGCAGACCATCAGCGTGTTTCGCGCGTTCGACGAGGCCGAGCGATGGCTCGCCGGAGAGCAGGCGCCGCAGGACTAACCGCGGGCACTGCCGCATCCTTCAGCCCGCGCGTTTCTCCGTCTTCCTGGACGCCCTCCCGCACGCACGATCGCCACGCTCCGCTGCAAACGCGGCCTCCGTCAGTTCCTTCGGGCTGCGACGCTCCACAACGCAGTCCGCGCGCGCCCCCTTGGTGCCCCCGCTCATGCGCCGCCTCCCATGGCCCTGATCTGTTTTCATCATCCTGAGCGCCGATGCAACAGGTCGTTCTCTTCGCCAGCCTTCGATCGTATATAGCCGTCTTCGCCCTGCGGGCGACCAGCGCCGGACGGCGCCGCCGCGCCAGCGGAGTTGCTGCTGTCACGCCCGCGCCATGGGTCCGCCGCTTCGCCGGCTGCTCACGATCTCGGGCCTTCTCCTGCCGGCCCGTCGATGCGGGTTCCTTTGGCCATGAAGGAACCACACATCGCGGTTCCGTGGAGAGAAAAACAATGGCGAAGAAAGACACGACCGCAACGGCGCTGAGCGTCAAGATCATGATGAACGACAAGGGCAGCCCCACGGGGAAGCTCGCCGACGCGGAGCTTCTGTTCACCGACGGGCCGCTGGCGGGGTTGCGCCTGCTGGGCTTTGCGGTGTGGGAGCGCCGCACGGGCGAAGGGCGGAACGTGACGTTCCCGGCCCGCACCTACAGCGTGAACGGCGAGCGGCGCAGCTTCGCGCTGCTGCGGCCGGTGACCGAAACTACCGCGCAGGACCGCATCCGCGACCTGGTCCTCGCGGCCTGCGCCGAGGCCGAAGCGGCGGCAAACGCGGCCTGAGCAAGCAACGGCGGGGCGCCCGACACGGCGTCCCGCCGTTCTTCAGCCATGCAGCATCAATTCCCCCAGCTGCTGCCCTGGGGTCCAGCGCCCCCATTGATCCCAAGGACCTCTATAAACGGCGACATCTTCCGTGTTAGCGACATTCTCGACTCTCGCGGCAATCGGGGGGCAACAAGAGAGGCCTGAAGGGTCAGAAGTGCGGGTTCGAAATCGGCGGCAACCCAGAGGTGGTAGACGAGCCCACCTCCGTTCGGCACAACGGGTTCGGCCGAAACGCGCGCGACCCATTCCGCGCTGGTGAGCAGACGA
The Vicinamibacterales bacterium genome window above contains:
- a CDS encoding helix-turn-helix transcriptional regulator produces the protein MSSDICVRLGKRIRELRKEKGWTQFEMAERSGIDRSYLAEVETGKIEICLRNLEVIAQTFDLELHQFVKLPKGK
- the mobC gene encoding plasmid mobilization relaxosome protein MobC codes for the protein MAGSNKRRRGKVIVSRCLDDEFNIIAAKADRAGLSLGAFTRAALLGDAGARAQRRPPADHVALRQILGHVGRIGNNINQIARALNAQETAKLEDLPEALTAYLDIRKAIFEALGKNPGPGK
- a CDS encoding relaxase/mobilization nuclease domain-containing protein, which encodes MIIKGASRAAPAQLARHLQRRDTNEKVQVLELQSPAPDLGEAFRDWQTLVEGTRGFKGLYHANIDPAANYTMTPEQWQRAVEVLEKELGLEGQPRAVVKHEKHGREHIHVVWARTDIDEMVLRSDSQNYQAHERASQKLEMEFGHEPVPGKHAKRDREKQPEFPRAEANHAEWQQGERTGLRPAEMKEQITALKQASDNAQAFKAALEEHGYVLAKGDRRDFVIIDPAGQVHSLGRQIDGMKAAELRAFMKDINPQTLPNVEEAKAQKQAPKKAEAPASPEDATKVPELAPDPVQAQREAQREVEREALRQAVVARHDEGAHRMVEKQTAELGQLRQTLEVDTRKKLERLEASHKARAEAQRRRLEQEKASIGVTGLIDSIRDFLSPARVAEREADVQREQQKLAERQKQERDAYADTLQQTKELEIENLTERQAQQRRDHVTKGEAELERYLREHEAARQIQAEVEERERLREQERTRDGPERPPPRAR
- a CDS encoding type IV secretory system conjugative DNA transfer family protein — encoded protein: MTRKPCGGFGIRWRFVSAALLVWLFPAFAFAQLPQATIDEIVTLTVRRAETTALWNGNEIDRNELTARLNAVDAELRSLQQQIRALSTDDQRQVNNQIKGLTEARLALLRPQWQAKADALRREQADRQDALMKGVLRDTQKALEAQRRRALLLQRRDRGEITAEAFAEEDQKALDEIMALRAPYAAEGHGYDRRFDTHLARLTREMATQPPPPAPPEVVASAPAVPRPAPKAKTPENPTSDAAYARDVYEAGDLYWGMLEAARQFQDGDIDDSTVNTVKTALEPDLQKLIKKWRAAGREAEFEKDYKHAADNRMVAEKAERQRQTWAAISSWMSAALTFAAVIGGIYVVILVLRSMGTKPTPGRRVSDVYGTAHYAPTELSVLDDACLTKGLFFGKSSAPELVRLPLDAPGAPVCSTPEHHTLIVARTRTGKGTRVIVPTLLRYEGSAFVIDPKGENAAITARVRRDQLRQDIHILNPWNELAETYQSRGFVTATYNPLDILDRDDPNVVAIAQSLAGAICPAPSNAKDRFWQGSASNVLAAVFLWLADQPGERKTLGRAREIVSLTRKKFTAEYLIPMAASEAFSGAIREMAAPFIDLADETYSGVMSNLSESTKFLSDPQVKAATATSSFSMEDLAAKLTTVYVVIPTDRMDTQKTWLRLIIAAAMHTFKRPKQRRVSKHRTLFLIDEFAALGRLDDLPRDIATMGGFGVDFALVVQGLDQLKDHYGEAKGTILSNCAYKWFCDVNDLESAKYLSDTLGKATVTTTSTAASTSAGPGGGSSSESTTHSETGRFLLNPDEVLNLGKNVAITIQPNGHAQYVRPVDYWNLQKAFGYLREGHPSLYWEPPLTYDPNPYVETDATVLAEAPDEPAFNSRSGG
- a CDS encoding carboxypeptidase-like regulatory domain-containing protein, coding for MIKRLLVSALALGAAACGGATATSPTPTSPTPTVAAPIPTPTVTLYTLSGRVTDSATSAPVAGATVSVTDGANAGKSAVTDATGNYSVTGLQQAGFTVTATAGAYAPSSQGVTLTSNQSQNFTLAQRSFAGTWSGTALQEGTSVPIPMSFTVSAANTVTVLLTGICQRSFTASLISPTNTAFPPVPIANGRFLFTSSRFVRSLAGTFTSDTAASGTTSINLVGESVSVALCSGTYTLTWTATKQ